From a region of the Lactuca sativa cultivar Salinas chromosome 4, Lsat_Salinas_v11, whole genome shotgun sequence genome:
- the LOC111896358 gene encoding probable receptor-like protein kinase At2g23200, producing the protein MVSTLCFSLLILFSSLSHASSQYVLPDHYFINCGSNSDIDFTNRKFVGDVNPPTFSISGGHVAAENNNPATDTPDIYRTARVFTKKSWYELEADENNTFVMVRLHFSQFSSNGFEFSNSKLDVSVSGFSLLSGFTTGNTTVIREFIFPIGSERKFRIEFTPSRGSSSAFVNAIEAFTTPSNLFRPASSFPRISPTGKLADLEKLTSDYAFNPIHRVNVGGQTINIARDTLRRTWTPDDSFIFNNGPARNVTFDGRINYVDGGSTSFDAPDDVYKTAKQLNNSLVNITWNFNVNKNAMYLVRAHFCDIISTALVDPNDAFNFFVYSHHREEIQPGNTVVALQAPFYLDLVVESTDSDRLNISIGAIRGNNQPVFLNGVEIMEMLKNTGVRDPAKKKGKSVFIVVGCVVAGVAFVLVLLAGFFIGSRCGKRKQVVVGAKSESHVVPSYGRSTSYTDINVDFTVNNPSPVLDLNLRVPFADIVEATNNFDETLMIGRGGFGKVYKGTLHGTKVAVKRGEQGHGQGRPEFVTEIMVLSKIRYKHLVSLIGYCDENNEMLLVYEFMEKGTLQDHLYDSDLPRLTWERRLEMCISATRGLHYLHTGSEGGIIHRDVKSTNILLNEHYVAKVADFGISRLDNMDEDDHSDVKGSFGYLDPEYVRCMKLTQKSDVYSFGVVLLEVLCARPALDHRLPAKEVNLADWAIKEIKNGNLEKIIDPFLAGTINQDSLRKFVEITERCLKETGDERPSMVDVLWDLEYVLKLQLMSVDRESYDDTTINTSFQLPMSIIDRLPSRVDDDYDVNDSSVSSYPSESQVFSQLKIDEAR; encoded by the coding sequence ATGGTGTCCACCCTTTGTTTCTCTCTTCTCATCCTTTTCTCTTCACTCTCACATGCTTCCTCACAGTATGTATTACCGGACCACTACTTTATCAACTGTGGATCCAACTCCGACATCGATTTCACCAACCGGAAATTTGTCGGCGACGTCAATCCCCCAACTTTCTCCATCTCCGGTGGACATGTCGCCGCAGAAAACAACAACCCGGCAACCGATACGCCGGATATCTACCGAACAGCAAGAGTTTTCACTAAGAAATCATGGTACGAACTCGAAGCAGATGAAAACAACACTTTTGTAATGGTACGCCTTCATTTTTCCCAATTCTCTTCTAATGGATTCGAATTTTCCAATTCGAAACTCGATGTTTCTGTTTCCGGGTTCTCTCTTTTATCCGGTTTTACCACCGGAAACACGACTGTGATTAGGGAATTTATATTCCCGATTGGGTCTGAACGAAAGTTTAGAATCGAGTTTACACCCTCCCGTGGATCATCTTCTGCGTTTGTAAACGCCATTGAAGCTTTCACGACACCATCGAATCTATTCAGGCCCGCCTCCAGTTTCCCACGTATTTCACCCACCGGAAAACTTGCTGATCTGGAGAAGTTAACATCGGATTATGCTTTCAACCCAATCCACAGAGTTAACGTCGGAGGACAAACGATCAACATAGCTCGTGACACCTTAAGAAGAACCTGGACACCTGATGATTCCTTCATCTTCAACAATGGACCAGCAAGAAACGTTACTTTTGATGGCCGGATTAATTATGTCGATGGCGGATCAACGTCATTCGATGCTCCTGATGATGTTTACAAAACAGCCAAACAATTGAACAACAGTTTGGTAAACATTACTTGGAATTTCAACGTCAATAAGAATGCCATGTATCTGGTTCGAGCTCATTTCTGTGATATTATAAGCACAGCCCTCGTCGATCCCAACGACGCCTTCAACTTCTTCGTCTACAGTCACCACCGGGAGGAGATTCAACCGGGTAACACAGTGGTGGCGTTACAAGCTCCGTTTTATCTTGATTTGGTGGTGGAGTCTACTGATTCAGATCGTTTGAATATCAGTATTGGCGCAATTCGTGGTAACAATCAGCCGGTTTTTCTGAACGGAGTCGAGATAATGGAGATGTTGAAAAACACCGGTGTGCGTGATCCGGCGAAGAAGAAGGGAAAGAGCGTGTTCATCGTGGTTGGATGTGTTGTTGCAGGTGTAGCTTTTGTGTTGGTTTTATTAGCAGGTTTCTTCATCGGATCAAGATGTGGGAAACGAAAGCAGGTGGTGGTCGGAGCAAAATCAGAGTCTCACGTGGTTCCATCATATGGCCGGAGTACTTCATACACAGACATAAATGTTGACTTCACAGTCAACAATCCATCACCAGTACTAGACCTCAATCTTAGGGTCCCATTTGCCGACATAGTTGAAGCAACAAATAATTTCGATGAAACTTTAATGATCGGTAGAGGGGGTTTCGGGAAGGTGTACAAAGGAACACTTCATGGGACCAAAGTGGCGGTCAAACGAGGCGAACAGGGTCACGGTCAAGGGCGGCCGGAATTCGTGACGGAAATCATGGTGTTGTCAAAGATCCGTTACAAACATTTGGTGTCTTTGATCGGTTATTGTGATGAAAATAACGAAATGTTACTAGTATACGAGTTTATGGAAAAAGGTACTCTTCAAGATCATCTGTATGATTCAGATCTCCCAAGACTCACCTGGGAACGGAGGCTTGAGATGTGTATCAGTGCGACCCGAGGTTTGCACTACCTTCACACGGGTTCAGAAGGCGGGATTATTCATCGTGATGTGAAATCAACGAACATTTTGTTAAACGAACATTATGTAGCAAAAGTTGCCGATTTCGGGATATCACGGTTGGATAATATGGATGAAGATGACCATTCAGATGTGAAAGGGAGTTTTGGGTATCTAGATCCTGAATACGTTAGATGTATGAAACTGACGCAAAAGTCAGATGTTTACTCATTCGGTGTGGTACTGCTTGAAGTGTTGTGTGCAAGGCCTGCTCTCGACCACAGACTTCCTGCAAAGGAAGTGAATTTGGCTGATTGGGCAATTAAAGAGATAAAAAATGGTAATCTTGAGAAAATAATTGATCCGTTTCTCGCGGGTACGATTAATCAGGACTCGTTAAGGAAATTTGTGGAAATAACTGAGAGATGTTTGAAGGAAACGGGAGATGAAAGGCCGAGTATGGTTGATGTGTTGTGGGATTTAGAATATGTTTTGAAACTTCAACTAATGTCAGTGGATCGTGAGTCGTATGATGATACCACGATAAATACTTCATTTCAGTTGCCGATGTCGATAATTGATAGGTTGCCTTCTCGAGTTGATGATGATTATGATGTGAATGATAGCTCAGTTTCGAGTTATCCGAGTGAGAGCCAAGTGTTTTCCCAATTAAAGATTGATGAAGCTCGATAG